The Setaria italica strain Yugu1 chromosome IX, Setaria_italica_v2.0, whole genome shotgun sequence genome has a window encoding:
- the LOC101774072 gene encoding xyloglucan galactosyltransferase KATAMARI1 homolog has translation MASQIQTDEATKLTTSFEVNLQKDAEGAAGKHSGGGGVLRPSRICHLAILSTAFWAFVFFLHYSSTQGDGGGVASVLFKQAAFSLPPLLSGNTADRGRTPPEQPPPPSALSVQARSPPAVEAAAHLDRSATAPPGDRCAGRYIYMYELPPRFNDDLVRDCKKLWRFYDMCPLLANSGMGRPLGDEGGVFSPHGWYATNQFTLDLIFHVRMKGYDCLTGDPSLAAAVYVPFYASLDGGRHMWNSTSLRDALGVDLVAWLAERPPWRAMGGRDHFMVAGRTAWDFRRYDDVDEQWGTKLLNFPAVQNMTVLVLETSPWRRANFAVPYPTYFHPEAAADVAAWQEKVRGAERTWLFAFAGAPHPWQRETVRPQIFQQCGASSRCKLFRCSGKGDANSCKSPGAVMRVFEISKFCLQPRGDSLTRRSMFDAILAGCIPVFFHPGSAYTQYTLHLPKEPSSWSVLIMHTEVSERNVSIEERLSKIPPETVKAMREEVIRLIPRVVYADPTSRRVDFKDAFDVAVEAVIDRVAKRRRGDADAR, from the coding sequence ATGGCTAGCCAGATACAAACCGATGAAGCCACGAAGCTCACCACCAGCTTCGAAGTAAACTTGCAGAAAGATGCCGAGGGCGCCGCCGGCAagcacagcggcggcggcggcgtgctccgGCCTTCCCGGATATGCCACCTCGCCATCCTCTCCACCGCCTTCTGGGCTTTCGTGTTCTTCCTGCACTACTCAAGCACTCaaggcgacggcggaggcgtgGCGTCCGTCCTCTTCAAGCAGGCGGCGTTCTCCCTTCCTCCCCTGCTGTCCGGCAACACAGCCGACCGCGGGCGCACTCCACccgagcagccgccgccgccgtcggcgctcTCCGTGCAGGcacggtcgccgccggcggtggaaGCCGCGGCGCACTTGGACCGgagcgcgacggcgccgccgggcgaCCGTTGCGCGGGGCGGTACATCTACATGTACGAACTCCCGCCGCGCTTCAACGACGATCTCGTCCGCGACTGCAAGAAGCTATGGCGGTTCTACGACATGTGCCCGCTCTTGGCCAACTCCGGCATGGGCCGGCCGCTGGGCGACGAGGGCGGCGTCTTCTCCCCCCACGGCTGGTACGCCACCAACCAGTTCACGCTCGATCTCATCTTCCACGTCCGGATGAAGGGCTACGACTGCCTCACCGGCGACccgtccctcgccgccgccgtgtacgTCCCCTTTTACGCCAGCCTCGACGGCGGGAGGCACATGTGGAATAGCACCTCGCTGCGTGACGCGCTCGGCGTCGACCTCGTCGCGTGGCTGGCAGAGCGCCCGCCGTGGCGCGCCATGGGCGGCCGCGACCACTTCATGGTGGCCGGACGGACCGCCTGGGACTTCCGGCGCTACGACGACGTCGACGAGCAGTGGGGCACCAAGCTGCTCAACTTCCCGGCCGTCCAGAACATGACGGTGCTCGTCCTGGAGACCAGCCCGTGGCGCCGGGCCAACTTCGCCGTGCCCTACCCGACCTACTTCCACCCGGAGGCGGCCGCGGACGTCGCCGCCTGGCAGGAAAAGGTGCGCGGGGCGGAGCGCACGTGGCTCTTCGCGTTCGCCGGCGCGCCACACCCGTGGCAGCGCGAGACCGTGCGGCCGCAGATCTTCCAGCAGTGCGGCGCGTCGAGCCGCTGCAAGCTCTTCCGGTGCAGCGGCAAGGGTGACGCCAACAGCTGCAAGTCGCCGGGCGCCGTGATGCGCGTGTTCGAGATCTCGAAGTTCTGCCTGCAGCCGCGCGGGGACTCGCTGACGCGGCGGTCCATGTTCGACGCCATCTTGGCCGGGTGCATCCCGGTGTTCTTCCACCCCGGGTCGGCGTACACGCAGTACACGCTGCACCTGCCCAAGGAACCCAGCAGCTGGTCGGTGCTCATCATGCACACGGAGGTGAGCGAGCGGAACGTGAGCATCGAGGAGAGGCTGAGCAAGATCCCGCCGGAGACGGTGAAGGCGATGCGGGAGGAGGTGATCCGGCTCATCCCGAGGGTGGTGTACGCGGACCCGACGTCGAGGCGCGTCGATTTCAAGGACGCGTTCGACGTCGCGGTGGAGGCGGTCATTGACCGGGTGGccaagcggcggcggggagacgCCGACGCACGCTGA
- the LOC111258418 gene encoding GATA transcription factor 5-like gives MVVENAPHGDSVAAVADELFFSAGAGVDLETFFDHAALEVAAAGSSGAKGEEEELEWLSNKDAFPAVETMLPAAAPRPPTKGARRRRRVVAKKAMAGRRCRHCGTEETPQWREGPEGAATLCNACGLRYRSGRLVPEYRPASSPTFSPEMHSNRHNRVVEMRRQRQVAAVASPGAAFGEK, from the exons ATGGTGGTGGAAAACGCGCCCCACGGCGACTCAGTGGCGGCGGTCGCGGACGAGCTCTTCttcagcgccggcgccggcgtcgatcTCGAGACCTTCTTTGACCACGCG GCGCTggaggtggcggccgccggcagcagcggcgccaagggcgaggaggaggagctcgagtggctgtcgAACAAGGACGCGTTCCCGGCGGTGGAGACGATGctgccggcagcggcgccgcggccgccgacgaagggcgcgcgccggcgccggcgggtggtGGCGAAGAAGGCGATGGCGGGGAGGCGGTGCCGGCACTGCGGGACGGAGGAGACGCCACAGTGGCGCGAAGGCCCCGAGGGTGCCGCCACGCTGTGCAACGCGTGCGGCTTGCGGTACCGGAGCGGCCGCCTGGTGCCGGAGTACCGGCCGGCGAGCAGCCCCACCTTCTCCCCGGAGATGCACTCCAACCGGCACAACCGCGTCGTCGAGATGCGCCGCCAACGGCAGGTGGCGGCCGTGGCCTCCCCCGGCGCAGCCTTCGGCGAGAAGTGA